One window of the Acidobacteriota bacterium genome contains the following:
- a CDS encoding peptidase M28, which translates to MQSVRLACALLLCFPVSLFPADKKATSAPNAASPAIVQAQRENLDYSMYQRIRDEAIGHSHIMEYASGLMDGIGPRLTGSPNAKRANEWTRDQLTAMGCSNAHLEDWGEFGMGWQQLNTWVRMSSPDTAVFIAQASPWSPSTNGPVTAPAIWIDLKDEKDFDKYKGKLAGKIVLYGEMREVKPVDKALFSHLEDDDLRKLAEYPLAKREGDSFQQFLKRLEFREKVGKFFADEKAVAVLVPSRDGRNNGGSGGTIFDDTGSTFGWFVYRRDHASLIPSAVIAIENFGRVYRLLKAHVPVNIEMNIDTKFTGDHEHGFDTIAEIPGTDPHLKDQVVMVGGHLDSWASATGATDNGAGAVVAMEVIRILNALQVKPKRTIRIGLWTGEEQGEFGSYNYVKNHFGFIPRSNQPDQLKLTEFDRKPAGPVETKPDYQKLSAYFNLDNGSGRIRGIYLQENAAVAPIFAQWMEPLRDLGVTTITMRNTGGTDHEAFDAIGIPGFQFIQDRLDYGSRTHHSNMDTYERLQEEDLAQAAAVEAIFVYNAATREQIV; encoded by the coding sequence ATGCAGTCCGTCCGTCTTGCGTGTGCTTTGTTGCTCTGTTTCCCCGTCTCTCTCTTTCCTGCCGACAAAAAGGCAACTTCAGCGCCAAATGCGGCGTCGCCGGCGATCGTTCAAGCCCAGCGCGAGAATCTCGATTACAGCATGTATCAGCGCATCCGCGATGAGGCCATCGGCCATTCTCACATCATGGAATACGCTTCGGGATTGATGGATGGAATCGGCCCGCGCCTCACCGGCTCTCCCAACGCGAAGCGCGCCAATGAATGGACTCGCGATCAACTCACCGCGATGGGCTGCAGCAACGCGCACCTGGAAGACTGGGGCGAATTCGGCATGGGATGGCAGCAGTTGAACACCTGGGTCCGTATGTCTTCGCCTGACACCGCGGTATTCATCGCACAAGCGTCGCCCTGGTCGCCTTCCACGAATGGCCCAGTTACTGCGCCTGCAATCTGGATAGACCTCAAAGACGAGAAGGACTTCGACAAGTACAAGGGCAAGCTCGCGGGCAAGATCGTTCTCTATGGCGAGATGCGCGAGGTAAAGCCCGTTGACAAGGCTTTATTCAGTCATCTTGAGGACGACGATCTCAGGAAGCTCGCTGAATACCCATTAGCAAAACGTGAAGGCGATTCCTTTCAGCAGTTCCTCAAGCGTCTCGAGTTTCGCGAAAAGGTGGGAAAGTTCTTCGCCGACGAAAAAGCGGTGGCGGTACTCGTACCCAGCCGCGACGGAAGAAATAACGGCGGCTCCGGCGGAACGATCTTCGACGACACTGGCTCGACTTTCGGATGGTTTGTCTACCGGCGCGACCACGCAAGTCTAATCCCGAGCGCAGTAATCGCAATTGAGAACTTCGGACGCGTCTACCGACTGCTGAAAGCACACGTGCCCGTGAACATAGAAATGAACATTGACACTAAATTCACCGGGGACCACGAACATGGCTTCGACACCATTGCCGAGATTCCCGGAACAGATCCGCACTTGAAGGATCAAGTGGTAATGGTCGGCGGACATCTCGACTCCTGGGCTTCAGCCACCGGCGCCACCGACAACGGCGCCGGCGCGGTAGTCGCCATGGAGGTGATACGCATCTTGAACGCATTGCAAGTGAAGCCAAAACGCACCATCCGCATCGGCCTTTGGACGGGGGAAGAACAAGGCGAATTCGGCTCCTACAACTATGTAAAGAACCACTTTGGATTTATTCCGCGATCGAATCAACCAGATCAGCTTAAGCTCACCGAGTTCGACCGCAAGCCGGCCGGACCGGTGGAGACCAAGCCCGATTATCAGAAGCTCTCTGCATACTTCAATCTCGATAACGGGAGTGGACGCATTCGCGGTATTTATCTGCAGGAGAACGCCGCGGTCGCTCCGATCTTCGCCCAATGGATGGAGCCGCTCAGGGATCTTGGCGTGACCACCATCACCATGCGCAACACCGGCGGCACAGACCACGAGGCGTTCGACGCGATCGGCATTCCCGGCTTTCAGTTCATTCAGGATCGTCTCGATTACGGATCGCGCACCCACCACTCCAATATGGATACCTATGAGCGCCTTCAGGAAGAGGACCTGGCGCAGGCTGCCGCCGTCGAAGCTATTTTTGTCTATAACGCTGCCACGCGCGAGCAGATCGTCTGA
- a CDS encoding sodium-translocating pyrophosphatase: MLLLLQGPKALAQPAAETGGEANLKLPDLSSVDFLGMNGHALLLVGLIFCVFGLLFGLAIYLQLKNLPVHSSMREISELIYETCKTYLVTQGKFLAVLWIFIAVIMALYFGVLAPIPGHPVAFTLAMILAFSIVGILGSYGVAWFGIRVNTFANSRTAFAGLGGKPFPLYAIPLKAGMSIGMLLVSVELLIMLFILLFVPGDYAGPCFIGFAIGESLGAAALRIAGGIFTKIADIGSDLMKIVFKIKEDDARNPGVIADCTGDNAGDSVGPSADGFETYGVTGVALITFILLGVPSPTVQVQLLVWIFVMRIMMLVTSAVSYFVNDGIAKARFANRDHMNFETPLTWLVWITSIFSIVATFIISKLMIPVVQGNNTLWWRLSLIISCGTLAGAVIPELVKVFTSTESRHTKEIVTSSREGGASLNILSGLVAGNFSAYWLGLTMVSLMGLGYYFTQGLSSDLMLAPAVFAFGLVAFGFLGMGPVTIAVDSYGPVTDNAQSVYELSLIEHVPVAEIQREYKGTVNFQRAKDLLEENDGAGNTFKATAKPVLIGTAVVGATTMIFSIIMALTNGLRVNLANLSLLHAPFVLGLISGGAIIYWFTGASTQAVTTGAYRAVEFIKANIRLEGVEKASVSDSKKVVQICTQYAQKGMFNIFLAVFFVTLAFAFVEPFFFIGYLISIAVFGLYQAIFMANAGGAWDNAKKIVETELKQKGTALHDATVVGDTVGDPFKDTSSVAMNPIIKFTTLFGLLAVELAVHLTTERGARLTNELAVLFFAISMYFVWRSFYGMRITSQKAA; the protein is encoded by the coding sequence ATGTTGCTTCTGCTGCAAGGACCAAAGGCCTTGGCTCAACCCGCTGCTGAGACTGGAGGCGAGGCGAATCTTAAGCTTCCCGATCTTTCCAGCGTCGACTTCTTGGGCATGAACGGCCACGCCCTACTGCTGGTTGGACTCATCTTCTGTGTCTTCGGCCTGCTGTTCGGACTCGCGATCTACCTTCAGCTCAAGAACCTTCCGGTGCACAGCTCGATGCGCGAAATCTCCGAACTGATTTATGAGACCTGCAAGACGTATCTGGTCACACAAGGCAAGTTTCTCGCCGTGCTCTGGATCTTTATTGCCGTCATCATGGCGCTCTACTTTGGCGTCCTGGCGCCGATTCCGGGACATCCAGTTGCCTTCACCTTGGCGATGATCCTTGCTTTCAGCATTGTCGGCATTCTCGGCAGCTATGGCGTGGCCTGGTTCGGTATCCGCGTAAATACTTTCGCCAACTCCCGCACTGCCTTCGCCGGACTCGGCGGCAAGCCCTTCCCGCTGTATGCGATTCCGCTCAAAGCCGGCATGAGCATCGGCATGCTCCTGGTGAGCGTTGAGCTGCTCATCATGCTCTTCATTCTGCTCTTTGTGCCTGGCGACTACGCGGGCCCATGCTTTATCGGATTCGCCATCGGTGAATCGCTCGGAGCGGCAGCGCTGCGAATTGCGGGCGGCATCTTCACCAAGATCGCGGACATTGGTTCCGACCTGATGAAGATCGTCTTCAAGATCAAGGAAGACGATGCGCGTAACCCCGGTGTAATTGCCGACTGCACTGGCGACAATGCCGGCGACTCCGTCGGACCGAGCGCCGACGGTTTTGAAACTTATGGCGTAACCGGTGTAGCGCTCATCACGTTCATCCTGCTCGGCGTGCCGAGTCCCACGGTGCAGGTACAACTGCTGGTGTGGATCTTCGTTATGCGCATCATGATGTTGGTGACCAGCGCCGTCTCCTATTTCGTTAATGACGGTATCGCCAAGGCACGTTTCGCCAACCGCGATCACATGAATTTCGAGACGCCCCTTACATGGCTGGTTTGGATCACTTCGATTTTCTCGATCGTTGCTACGTTCATCATCTCCAAGCTCATGATCCCCGTGGTGCAGGGCAACAATACACTGTGGTGGAGGCTGTCACTCATCATCTCCTGCGGAACTCTCGCCGGCGCAGTAATTCCCGAATTGGTCAAAGTGTTCACCTCGACCGAATCGCGCCACACCAAGGAAATCGTGACCTCGTCGCGCGAGGGTGGAGCTTCTCTGAACATCCTCTCCGGATTAGTTGCCGGCAATTTCTCGGCGTACTGGTTGGGACTCACGATGGTCTCTTTGATGGGGCTGGGCTACTACTTCACCCAGGGACTGAGCTCCGACCTCATGCTGGCGCCTGCGGTTTTCGCATTTGGTCTGGTTGCATTCGGTTTCCTCGGCATGGGCCCTGTGACCATCGCGGTCGACTCGTATGGACCGGTCACGGATAACGCCCAGTCCGTCTATGAACTCTCGCTGATCGAGCATGTTCCGGTAGCGGAGATCCAGCGTGAGTACAAAGGCACGGTCAACTTCCAGCGGGCGAAGGATCTTCTGGAAGAAAACGATGGAGCCGGGAATACGTTCAAAGCGACCGCGAAGCCTGTGCTGATCGGAACCGCGGTAGTCGGAGCCACAACGATGATCTTCTCGATCATTATGGCGTTGACCAATGGCCTGCGCGTGAATCTCGCCAATCTCTCCCTTCTACATGCTCCATTTGTGTTGGGACTGATCTCCGGCGGCGCCATTATTTACTGGTTTACCGGCGCTTCCACTCAGGCCGTAACCACCGGAGCCTATCGGGCCGTGGAGTTCATCAAGGCAAATATTCGTCTTGAGGGCGTTGAAAAGGCTTCTGTTTCCGATAGCAAAAAAGTAGTCCAGATCTGCACGCAGTACGCGCAGAAAGGTATGTTCAACATATTCCTCGCGGTTTTCTTTGTTACGCTGGCCTTCGCATTCGTCGAGCCCTTCTTCTTTATCGGCTACCTCATCTCGATTGCTGTGTTCGGTCTTTACCAGGCAATCTTCATGGCCAACGCGGGCGGAGCGTGGGACAACGCGAAGAAGATCGTTGAAACCGAGCTGAAGCAAAAAGGTACTGCGTTGCACGATGCCACGGTCGTGGGCGACACGGTAGGAGATCCGTTCAAGGACACTTCCTCTGTGGCCATGAACCCAATCATCAAGTTCACCACGCTCTTCGGATTGCTGGCAGTTGAGTTGGCCGTCCATCTCACAACTGAGCGCGGGGCGCGCCTCACCAACGAGTTGGCAGTTCTGTTCTTCGCGATTTCGATGTACTTTGTCTGGCGCTCGTTCTACGGCATGCGGATTACGAGCCAGAAGGCTGCATAA
- a CDS encoding bifunctional riboflavin kinase/FMN adenylyltransferase translates to MRVFRSLDEIPSDWQATVISIGNFDGLHRAHRHVISTVAERARQLGAHSLAVTFDPHPLRVLRPQSAPALISPLPQKVARLGETPIDATLVLNFTQELSVMSPWEFAQQIIVEHLHAKEVHEGTSFHFGHRAEGDCAKLRELGKELGFDVTVYPEMRWRNETVSSSRIRQLLVEGNVTRARHLLDRPFSIVGTPAKGRGYGTRYTVPTINLGPYDELVPKNGVYVTCTRVADERFESVTNVGNRPTFDGQSFAIETHLLNFHPISLNEQTEVEVTFLKWLRPEIKWTNADALKKQIGRDVARTDRYFKLVQGLEKAH, encoded by the coding sequence ATGCGCGTCTTCCGCAGTCTCGATGAAATCCCTTCCGACTGGCAGGCGACCGTCATCAGCATAGGCAATTTCGACGGTTTGCACCGCGCGCATCGGCATGTAATATCCACAGTCGCTGAACGAGCTCGACAGCTCGGGGCTCATTCACTTGCAGTCACATTCGATCCTCATCCCCTGCGCGTGCTTCGGCCACAGAGCGCTCCCGCGCTGATATCGCCGTTGCCGCAGAAAGTCGCGAGACTCGGGGAAACCCCGATTGACGCCACGCTTGTTCTGAACTTCACTCAAGAGCTTTCTGTAATGTCCCCATGGGAGTTCGCGCAACAGATCATTGTTGAGCATCTTCACGCAAAAGAGGTGCATGAAGGTACGAGTTTCCATTTTGGGCATCGCGCGGAGGGCGACTGCGCGAAGCTAAGAGAGCTGGGGAAAGAACTTGGGTTCGATGTGACCGTTTATCCCGAGATGCGCTGGCGAAACGAAACCGTCTCGAGCAGCCGCATACGTCAACTGCTCGTGGAGGGCAACGTCACGCGAGCGCGACACTTGCTCGACCGCCCGTTCTCCATCGTCGGCACCCCCGCAAAAGGACGGGGTTACGGCACGCGTTATACGGTGCCGACCATCAACTTGGGTCCTTACGACGAATTGGTCCCAAAGAACGGGGTGTACGTCACGTGTACACGAGTTGCGGACGAGCGCTTCGAATCGGTGACAAATGTTGGAAATCGCCCGACCTTCGATGGCCAATCGTTCGCAATCGAAACGCACCTTCTGAACTTTCATCCCATCTCCCTCAACGAGCAAACTGAAGTTGAGGTCACTTTCCTGAAATGGCTTCGACCCGAAATCAAGTGGACAAACGCGGACGCTTTAAAAAAGCAAATAGGCAGGGACGTTGCTCGCACAGATCGGTATTTCAAGCTAGTCCAGGGACTTGAGAAAGCTCACTAA
- a CDS encoding MBL fold metallo-hydrolase — translation MKATITVLGSGTSMGVPTIGCDCQVCTSSDAHDRRTRPSILIGYNQRFVLIDSTPDFRQQALRENIRRIDAVLYTHGHADHILGLDDLRPLTFKREQKLPLYADEPTANIIERMFAYAFDPESTYSTRPQVALQRLNGTLELFGAKFQPLRVLHGDSEITAFRFGTAAYLTDFSSIPEPTMQVLQNLDVLFLDALRRRPHPTHSSLDESVKIVERLKPRRAFFVHMSHDLAHEETNRHLPSNVRLAYDGMKLEFEI, via the coding sequence ATGAAGGCAACGATTACCGTTTTGGGCAGCGGTACTTCGATGGGCGTACCGACCATCGGTTGTGACTGCCAGGTTTGCACTTCAAGTGACGCGCACGATCGCCGCACACGGCCGTCTATCCTGATCGGATATAACCAGCGCTTCGTTCTCATCGATTCAACGCCAGATTTTCGCCAGCAGGCTCTCCGAGAAAATATCCGGCGCATCGACGCCGTTCTTTACACCCACGGTCATGCCGATCATATCCTCGGACTCGATGACCTTCGTCCTCTTACGTTCAAGCGCGAGCAGAAGCTCCCCCTCTACGCGGACGAGCCAACCGCCAACATCATCGAACGGATGTTTGCGTATGCATTCGATCCTGAATCGACTTATTCCACGCGTCCGCAAGTAGCTCTGCAGCGGCTGAATGGGACGTTGGAACTCTTTGGCGCGAAGTTTCAGCCGCTAAGAGTCCTGCACGGCGATAGTGAAATTACGGCATTCCGTTTTGGAACAGCAGCTTATCTCACAGACTTCAGTTCTATTCCGGAGCCAACCATGCAGGTGCTCCAGAATTTGGATGTCCTGTTTCTCGACGCGTTGCGACGGCGGCCACATCCAACGCACTCTTCACTCGATGAATCCGTCAAGATTGTGGAACGACTGAAGCCACGTCGAGCCTTCTTTGTGCATATGTCCCATGATCTTGCGCATGAGGAGACGAATCGCCATCTGCCGTCAAACGTCCGCCTCGCGTACGACGGCATGAAGCTGGAGTTCGAGATCTGA
- a CDS encoding DUF1844 domain-containing protein, translating into MAEKKPDFVVSDRRKFTDEGELRTDLREEGSSSSSSAVQTGTMENDHPPDPPSHAEQEAQHKEYRASGKKLDNMLAAGGHGKAEDFEMTFDRLVQSLYISALFQIGVMHPEGETPRPDIIAARQTIDTLGVLKDKTKGNLTPAEENILQNVLFELRMAFLEITNAITRAPAPGSNKPAAK; encoded by the coding sequence ATGGCTGAAAAGAAACCGGATTTTGTAGTTAGCGATCGTCGCAAATTCACGGATGAAGGCGAGCTTCGCACTGATCTGCGCGAGGAAGGCTCGTCTTCATCATCATCAGCTGTGCAGACAGGAACGATGGAGAACGATCATCCGCCGGATCCACCCTCACACGCGGAACAGGAAGCGCAGCATAAAGAGTATAGGGCTTCGGGCAAGAAGCTCGACAACATGCTCGCGGCTGGCGGTCACGGCAAAGCCGAAGACTTTGAGATGACTTTCGACCGTCTCGTGCAGTCGCTGTACATAAGTGCGCTCTTCCAAATAGGCGTCATGCATCCCGAAGGCGAGACGCCGCGGCCAGATATCATTGCCGCGCGTCAAACGATTGATACTCTTGGGGTATTGAAGGACAAAACAAAGGGTAACCTGACTCCCGCAGAAGAAAATATCCTGCAGAACGTCCTTTTCGAGCTGCGCATGGCATTCCTCGAGATCACAAATGCAATAACGCGCGCACCCGCTCCCGGAAGCAACAAGCCCGCCGCGAAATGA
- a CDS encoding folate-binding protein YgfZ, translating into MYKTALYDALVASGARMSEYSGVETASAFNDVASEFRELSSGCALYDLGWRAKVAISGEDRVRWLNGIVTNNVKDLPLNRGNYSFVLNPQGRILGDLYAYNRGRYFLIDTERFQLESLLKLFEHYIIMDDVEVTDKSDSLTAVGIQGSQAGEILKRAGIDDPGLEPMQVADLTLGGIELSLTRMATPEFRTYEIWVSQSAITQLWKSLIQAGAILVGTDALEKFRVMIGFPKYGTDIRDRDLPQETDQTHALNFSKGCYIGQEIVERIRSRGNVHRKFQGFVLEGELPGRGTKLEADGKEVGELTSISRIPTNNGDRSIALGYIRREALERGAKITYAGGEARPSEIPFSVAS; encoded by the coding sequence ATGTACAAAACTGCTCTCTATGACGCACTCGTCGCCTCCGGCGCGCGTATGAGCGAATACAGCGGCGTAGAAACTGCATCAGCTTTCAATGATGTTGCGAGCGAATTTCGTGAGCTTAGCTCCGGGTGCGCGCTCTACGATTTAGGCTGGCGCGCGAAGGTCGCAATCTCCGGTGAAGATCGTGTGCGCTGGTTGAATGGGATAGTCACGAACAACGTGAAAGACCTTCCACTTAACCGAGGGAACTACAGTTTTGTTCTGAATCCTCAGGGACGAATCCTTGGGGACCTATATGCGTATAACCGTGGCCGCTATTTCCTGATCGACACTGAACGCTTTCAACTTGAGAGCCTGCTGAAACTATTCGAGCACTACATCATCATGGACGATGTTGAAGTAACAGATAAGAGCGACTCTCTGACTGCTGTTGGTATCCAGGGGTCTCAGGCAGGCGAAATCTTAAAACGAGCCGGGATCGATGACCCAGGGCTCGAGCCAATGCAGGTAGCCGACCTTACATTGGGCGGCATTGAGCTGTCGCTTACGCGCATGGCGACTCCGGAATTTCGTACCTACGAAATCTGGGTTTCACAGTCCGCGATAACGCAGCTCTGGAAGTCTCTTATCCAAGCTGGCGCCATACTAGTCGGTACTGACGCTTTAGAGAAATTCCGCGTGATGATCGGCTTTCCCAAGTATGGAACTGATATACGGGATCGCGACTTGCCGCAGGAAACTGATCAGACACACGCGCTTAACTTCAGCAAAGGTTGCTACATCGGACAGGAGATCGTCGAGCGCATCCGTTCGCGCGGGAATGTGCATCGCAAATTTCAGGGATTCGTGCTCGAAGGTGAATTGCCCGGACGAGGCACCAAACTCGAGGCTGATGGAAAAGAAGTAGGCGAGCTTACGAGCATCAGTCGCATCCCAACGAACAACGGTGACCGCTCGATAGCTCTCGGCTATATCAGGCGCGAAGCGCTCGAACGCGGAGCAAAGATTACTTATGCGGGAGGAGAAGCGAGACCTTCCGAAATTCCATTTTCGGTAGCTTCTTAG
- a CDS encoding 3-isopropylmalate dehydrogenase, whose translation MFSIVNQTPTRRIAVVPGDGIGKEVIAQAVNVVKASMAKVEFVEFDWSADRYLKDGTTIPADGFAMLARDFDAILVGAFGDPRVPSNIHARDILLGMRFKMDLYANVRPVKCLDDSLCPLKNATAAKIDFVVVRENTEGPYVDVGGIFKQGTPDEIAVQEDVNSRKGVERVIRYAFEHARRSGRKKVLMTDKSNVMTYAHGLWQRVFKELSEEYTDLQPSHMYVDALCMHMVRDPSQFDVIVTNNMFGDIITDLAAALQGGLGMAASGNIHPGKTSMFEPVHGSAPPFAGKNIANPMGAILTAAMMLDHLGFAAESSKINQAVLAAVRQKKTTQDIGGTLGTCECGDWIAAKVVS comes from the coding sequence ATGTTTTCTATCGTGAACCAAACACCGACCAGGCGCATCGCCGTCGTTCCCGGTGACGGCATCGGGAAGGAAGTAATTGCACAGGCTGTGAACGTAGTGAAGGCCAGCATGGCTAAAGTTGAATTTGTCGAGTTCGACTGGTCTGCCGATCGCTATTTGAAAGATGGAACCACTATTCCGGCGGACGGCTTCGCGATGCTGGCTCGCGATTTCGATGCCATTCTGGTCGGCGCATTCGGCGATCCGCGAGTACCTTCCAACATTCATGCTAGAGACATTCTCCTTGGCATGCGATTCAAAATGGACCTCTACGCGAACGTCCGTCCGGTCAAGTGCCTGGATGACTCCCTCTGCCCGCTGAAGAATGCAACCGCAGCCAAGATCGATTTCGTGGTCGTACGTGAGAATACGGAGGGTCCTTACGTAGATGTTGGAGGAATCTTTAAGCAGGGAACTCCCGACGAGATCGCGGTTCAAGAAGACGTTAATAGTCGCAAGGGTGTGGAACGTGTGATCCGTTATGCCTTCGAGCACGCGCGCAGAAGCGGCCGCAAGAAAGTCCTGATGACGGACAAGTCAAACGTGATGACCTATGCGCACGGTCTTTGGCAGCGAGTCTTCAAGGAACTCTCAGAAGAATATACCGATCTACAGCCGTCCCACATGTACGTGGATGCGCTCTGCATGCACATGGTTCGTGATCCGAGCCAGTTTGATGTGATCGTCACGAACAACATGTTTGGCGACATCATTACGGATCTGGCCGCAGCTCTTCAGGGAGGACTTGGCATGGCGGCGAGCGGGAACATACATCCCGGTAAGACATCGATGTTCGAGCCAGTGCATGGATCGGCACCGCCTTTTGCTGGGAAGAATATCGCGAATCCAATGGGGGCGATCTTAACTGCAGCGATGATGCTCGATCATTTGGGATTTGCGGCCGAATCCAGCAAGATCAATCAAGCTGTGCTGGCGGCTGTGCGCCAGAAGAAAACTACGCAAGATATTGGCGGAACGCTGGGAACTTGCGAGTGCGGAGATTGGATCGCAGCAAAAGTGGTGAGCTAA
- a CDS encoding S-methyl-5'-thioadenosine phosphorylase — MQEAEIGIIGGSGLYAMPGLSDVHEEKLETPFGSPSDAYVLGALEGRKVAFLARHGRGHRLLPTELNFRANIYGMKQLGVERIISVSAVGSLKEEHKPMDFLIPDQFVDRTRQRVSTFFGEGLVAHVALADPVCAEVAKSAANACKKAGVTGKTGGTYICIEGPQFSTRAESNVYRSWGMDVIGMTNLQEAKLAREAEICYATLAMVTDYDCWHPDHDAVTVETVISYLNKNAENACKVVRHTVADMPKTRKCKCGLALEYAILTDRSKIPPETRRKLSLLLDRYLRTQEARA; from the coding sequence TTGCAAGAAGCTGAAATAGGAATCATCGGAGGGAGTGGACTGTATGCGATGCCTGGTCTCTCCGATGTTCATGAAGAGAAGCTGGAAACCCCTTTTGGATCACCGTCAGATGCTTATGTACTCGGCGCTCTCGAGGGCCGAAAGGTAGCCTTTTTAGCCCGTCATGGACGAGGCCATCGCCTCCTGCCGACCGAATTAAATTTTCGAGCAAACATTTATGGCATGAAGCAACTGGGAGTGGAGCGCATTATCTCCGTCTCGGCCGTCGGTTCACTGAAAGAAGAACACAAGCCAATGGATTTCCTGATTCCAGATCAGTTTGTGGACCGCACACGCCAGCGGGTATCGACATTCTTCGGCGAAGGCTTAGTTGCGCATGTTGCGCTTGCCGATCCAGTCTGCGCAGAAGTTGCGAAGAGCGCTGCGAATGCATGCAAAAAAGCCGGAGTAACCGGCAAGACTGGCGGAACGTATATCTGCATTGAGGGTCCGCAGTTCTCGACCCGTGCCGAATCCAATGTCTATCGCAGTTGGGGAATGGATGTAATCGGCATGACCAACCTCCAGGAAGCCAAGCTCGCGCGCGAAGCGGAGATTTGTTATGCCACCCTCGCAATGGTCACTGACTATGACTGCTGGCATCCTGATCACGACGCTGTCACAGTCGAGACCGTAATCTCCTATCTGAACAAAAACGCCGAGAACGCTTGCAAGGTGGTAAGGCACACGGTCGCCGACATGCCAAAAACACGTAAGTGCAAATGCGGGTTGGCCCTTGAATATGCGATTCTCACGGACCGATCGAAGATTCCTCCCGAAACCCGGCGTAAGCTGAGCCTGCTGCTGGACAGGTATCTAAGGACGCAGGAGGCGAGGGCCTGA
- a CDS encoding sugar kinase, with amino-acid sequence MSIVVVGSVAYDGIKSPSGSVDRCLGGAATYFSLAASYFTQVRVVAVVGQDFSKQDEDVLRARKVDTRGIEHTKGKSFFWRGEYGENLNEAKTLETQLNVFQSFDPQVPAEYLDSQYLFLANIDPVLQGNVRRQMDGRVKLVGGDTMNYWITDPNHRKNLLETLKRVDVLLINDMEAKLLAQETSVPRAVQKVLRMGPRALVIKHGEYGATVFFKEGEFGGGRHPFRAPALPMEEVRDPTGAGDSFAGGFMGYVASQKKLDRETFKRAMFYGGVMGSFAVERFGTERLQSLTREEIDARYQVFRELTHIG; translated from the coding sequence ATGTCGATCGTAGTCGTAGGCTCGGTAGCATATGACGGCATCAAAAGTCCTTCCGGCTCCGTAGATCGTTGTCTCGGAGGCGCGGCTACATACTTCTCTCTCGCGGCAAGCTACTTCACACAAGTGCGCGTCGTGGCCGTCGTCGGCCAAGACTTCAGCAAGCAAGATGAAGACGTGTTGCGCGCACGCAAAGTCGATACTCGTGGAATTGAGCACACCAAAGGGAAAAGCTTCTTCTGGCGCGGCGAGTATGGAGAGAACCTCAACGAGGCGAAAACGCTCGAGACTCAGCTAAACGTCTTTCAGAGCTTCGACCCGCAAGTTCCCGCTGAATATTTGGACTCCCAGTACCTGTTTCTCGCCAACATTGATCCCGTCCTGCAAGGCAATGTCCGTCGCCAGATGGATGGGCGTGTGAAGCTCGTCGGCGGCGATACGATGAATTATTGGATCACCGATCCCAACCATCGCAAGAACCTGCTCGAGACCTTGAAACGCGTGGACGTTCTGCTGATCAACGATATGGAGGCCAAACTCCTTGCACAGGAAACGAGCGTTCCTCGAGCAGTCCAGAAAGTACTGCGAATGGGGCCGCGCGCCCTGGTCATCAAGCATGGAGAATATGGCGCCACGGTGTTTTTCAAAGAAGGTGAATTCGGCGGTGGACGGCATCCCTTTCGCGCTCCCGCGCTGCCAATGGAGGAGGTTCGCGATCCTACTGGTGCAGGCGACTCCTTCGCCGGGGGGTTCATGGGATATGTCGCCTCGCAGAAGAAGCTGGATCGGGAAACCTTCAAGCGTGCAATGTTTTACGGTGGCGTAATGGGCTCTTTTGCTGTCGAACGTTTCGGCACGGAGCGTCTGCAGTCACTCACACGCGAGGAGATCGATGCCCGCTACCAGGTCTTCCGTGAACTCACGCATATCGGGTAA